In Panicum virgatum strain AP13 chromosome 5K, P.virgatum_v5, whole genome shotgun sequence, the genomic window TCCACCAAAACACAAGCTACGATGAGCTCTGGAAACTAGTACCACCAGAATCAACACTCCCATGTGTAAGTTAAACCAACAGTCTTGGTTAGACATTCTGACATCTTGTGGTCATCAAGCCCACAGGTGCCGCATCacttgtttttcttcttcttgctcacCTTCCTCCCTGCCTGCTTCAATCTCTCCCTTATTATGTCATTCCTCGTCTTGTAGAGATTCATCCTTTGACCATCACGCCTCATTTTCACATCCGGAGGCCTTAAGCTCAACAACTCTGAATCACTCAGACCAACACTAGACCCTGCAGCACCATACATGTTTCGCATGGATTCACAATCTGTTTCAGTACTAGAAACATACTCAGTGCAACTAGCATTAGCATTCTGTCGGCAAGCACTCCCCTCACTTGATCGACAGCCAAAACCAACCTCCCATGAGTATATATTACAAAACCCTTGTGCTTCACTCACGCAATCAAATGTCATTCCAGGTGAGGGCTCAAATATATATCTTCCCTTTCTATTCGATGCATTGCGTAGCCCCCTCTCAATAGCACCCATCAAGCTTTGGGTGCTCCCTTCAGGTGCATCTTTAGGAAGCCTCTTACTGAAAATGACAGAAACCATATATAGGTACAACTGAATATTTCCCAAACTAGAATCTGTTACGAAATTAGATAAGGTCTTAATGGGAAAAAAAGAACCAGATATAGATTCTAGGCTATATGTAATGGTCAGGTGCATCTTTGATTCATGTGCATTCTTTGCTTTGTTGTTATGTCGGGAGGATTATTCATCGTTCAGCAGTGGTTTCCTCTTGGTTGATTCTGGGACCAAGTAACAAGTACCTAATGTGTTATGTATCTATTTTCCTTTCAATGTGCTATTAACAAACATGATAGCATAGAATTGAGAAAAAAGGATTAAAATGTTTTCATTTCCATTGAGTTGTTGAAGTAAAATAGGGTCAATACATTCATACCCCTTAGGCCATGGCTGACAATCAATTCGTGAACTGATCATTTTCTGGCTGCCAGAATCATTCCCTTCCTGTTCAATTTGTAAGTCACACACGACTCTGATTCATCCTGGTTCCCATCTCCCACGCTTACAAACGAATAAGTCCACATGTCAAAGTaaccaaataaaaaaatgcTCAGTATCAATTGCAATGGTGGAAGGCATGCAGTGGTGAAATGGTTATCTTTTTCATTCAGGATGTGCTTAccaaaaggaggaagaaggagcttCCACAGGTGAGTTATTCTCCACAGAGCAACTTGCTACATCCATATGAACTCCTGAATCATTGGAACTCTGGTCTTGTCCAACACGGCCAGTAAAAATTTTTTCCTTTCAAGTCATCACTAGCTCGCAGAGTGCAGCACCACTTTGCTTGCTCTCATTACCATATCGTGGAATGTCATTGCGGCACCTGACATCCAAAATGCATAAATGAAAACACAGCTCAGAACAGCTCAGTGGGGAAACTGGGTTGCTTAAAAAAT contains:
- the LOC120705627 gene encoding uncharacterized protein LOC120705627, which gives rise to MISSRIDCQPWPKGKRLPKDAPEGSTQSLMGAIERGLRNASNRKGRYIFEPSPGMTFDCVSEAQGFCNIYSWEVGFGCRSSEGSACRQNANASCTEYVSSTETDCESMRNMYGAAGSSVGLSDSELLSLRPPDVKMRRDGQRMNLYKTRNDIIRERLKQAGRKVSKKKKNK